AATTAATGGGCTAAAATGctcaatgttttttatttacatttttctcacCCGTCCATCTGTTACGTGCATACTCATCCTCCAGACTGTTAAACCCCTTCTTTAGTTTAACAAAAGAATAaacagatatatatatatatatatatgaaatctGAGGCAATAATCTTAGCTTTCAACATGTCAGCAATTATCAATCACATTGCCCACATAAGTCCCTTTCGTTGccacaaaattataaacacaaacaaaaattcaaacgaaactaaaagaaaaccaATTATATTGAgcaaaattcaattaaagtaACGTAACAGTCCCTGCTATGAAATCAAAGTCCTAATTTTAACAGTCCCTGCTATGAAATCAAAAATACACTCTGCAAACATTCCCTGATCAATTctctaaaagaaaaagaaatcaccGAAGCCAAATCCCACTTCCATCCCCAACATTGCCAAGGAAACTAACACAAATAAGGGCCAAACCAAACGTGTCCAGTTCAGTCAACAAATCAGGACCTTTATCTCAAACTCAATTTTCATTACCTAAAGTCTGCATTGGACTCAACCAAAATTTgcaacaaaaattcaaaataatctCTGCCGCTCCAAAGCAAAGCATACCGTATTAGAAGCACCAGGTCTCGGACGCTCAAAAGCCGCTAAAGAAGCAGACATTTCCACACAAACGCAGTATCACCGAACAAGCAGCATTGCCACTAACTTCAAAACCCCAAACACCCCATCAACcccaaaaagaaaatcaaactaCGTTGTCAATCTCTCAACATTTGAAAACCCCCACAAAACCAATCACAGTTCCCTGTTGAGTCAACCCATCAGAGAGATCCCCCAGTGAGTTCCAACCCAACAGCAAACCCACCAAAATCTCTGAGATCTGACCGAAAAGTCCCAACCTTTCAGCGCCTAGGGTTAAAAAATTCCAACTTGATTCTATCTCCACATGAACCACAAAAGGGGCAAGAACTCTCCCCTTCCGGGGCTCAATTTTCCGTCACTTTTTCGGCGATTTTCTCGCACTTTCTGGGGAGATTAGGTGGGAAGAGGAAGCAACAGTGGTTGTGCGGTAATGTGAAAATTCTTAAGAGAAGGGTTCCTTGCTTTTCACCTACTTCTGGTGTCTGAGTGTGCTTGGGAaggtagagagagaaagaaggggtagagagagaaagagagggagagagggtAAGGGCATTGGGTCCGATATAGTCAAGTTTAAGTCTTGTCAGGTAACTGTCCAATGAAATTTTGCCACGTCAGCAACATACCAGAGTGAGTGCTTGTAAATTATGAATGTTAcctaaacatataaataatggTCTTATTTGGATGGttggattttggttttggaTGCTCTTTCTAATTCAAAATACACTTACTtccttaaattttgtttgtacCATTCTCTATGAATTAAAAACTTTCACGtaaatgttttttagttttcatagataaaaaaaagtttcatttgtaaattttacaataaaaattcattttcttaatttggAATGTTTAACtcttttaattaaagtttgaGGTTTTGAATATAGAGtttttattaagattaattaaatatcaaataagagTCTCGGTATTTTCTAACCATAAAAGAAATAGCCCGATGGTCAATTTTGGTTACTATGGATTATTTATGAAAATCTTTGTGTGTAAATAGAAATTACTCAtactattttttactttttctttctaattttgaCACGATTCTCTTCACATGCATGTGTTACTAACAACATTTGAAACCTACATAGAAATAGATACTTCTATATATGTAAACTAAACTAGTTCAGTTGAATTTCTAAAAATGGTTATAACTTGCACTTTAATTTCTATCTAATAATATTCAAGGTAATTTCAGTTATATCACTATCAATTCAAAACAtctattcaaaataataataaaaaatagcaCATAAATTCAAAACACAAATTCATGTgtatatatgatttaaaaataaataaataaactaaaaattgtGCAAATTTTGCAAcaaatggaaaaataatttGGGATGTGATTGCCTCTACTGTTGAGCACATGAACCTCTAACCCCTATCATGGAAACCTACAACACatgattttctattttctattagttttgtttaaaaggGGGAAAATGAGGTTTATGATGAAATGGATTTGTACTTGGTAATTCAATATATGTTTAACATCAATGTTTATGATAATTAATGCAATGAAGAGCATGTTTGGAGTCAACTCTCACATTAAAATAAAtgcttaattgtaaaattaGGAAATTCAAACCAAATATTATTATGGCAACCACAAATTTTCCTTCAGCAAAAAATATTCTTCAACCAATGGTTTGAAGACATAGAGGTCACctaatattgattaaaatatttaagcaGAAGCAAATCATGATTAAGGGTGCCATGTTATTTTAAACACCATAATAAGGAAACTGtttaaagaaaagatgaaatgtTTGCACGTGAAgtctctttgttttttcttaagaaaatataCATTAACAGCATCAGAATTGATttagtatttcaaaattaaactcGAAAAGTGTGAGAATGCAGAGAGGATGATgataaaaagtttattaattatCTGATTTCAGCTTCTTTTCTGGAGAAACAATTTTGAACAGTACAAATGGATACTGTTTTGTTAATCAAGATGCCAGTGAGGCATTCACACAAAAAGCATTTGcacaagtttttttcttttatagaaaagggaaaaaaaagatgaaaaagggatgaaaaagaaagagcaCATACTCATAATTATGGCTTTGTATTAGTGTCATCTACCcttctttatttgtatttctGTGGTCTTTTTCATTATGAATTATGAAAGAGGTTGCAAAGTTAAATTGCTCCATTAATTGAACCTTTGCTTACACTGCAATAAACACAACCATTGCAAATATTCATATTCTACCtagttattttataagttaaatacAGATATAAATCGAAATTAAGATTTGTGGAtgtcttaaattttaatgtacttttattttaaaatttataaaataatatatataattattcttatCATATTTACTAGTCTTAAATAGTTTATagattaatatataaaacaatgtaaatcttattttctcttttcactttccatcttttaaaagtaaaactataataaagttttaaattttaaaatagacaatatatataataattaattctaacaaTATCATGGATTTGAGATTGAAacaatgatttatttatttaattaaattatgttaaaaagactgtttaaatattttttcttccatttactttctaaaaactttttaaagaaaattataataaaatttcagaCTTTAAAAGAGACAATaatatgaatgaaaattatGATGAGAATTAATCCTAACAATGTTAAGGATTTGAGATCCAAACAATAgtctatttatttaattaaattatgttaaaaatcagtttatacattttttaaagataaaattataatagaatttGAGACTTCAAAACCAACAACAGGAGTATGAAGATTATGATGAGAGGATTTAaagtgtgtttgtttgtgtgattgaaaaaaagagagttatAGAGGGGTGACTGGTTGTGGAGGTAGCAGGTGAAGTGGTGTTCTGGACAATTTGTCTGCTTCGGTTAGAACAATGAAATGATGAAAGAATGAGTGAATGAAAGAGGTTAGACTTAGTAGGCTTTGTCTTTTGGGTACCTTTTTTGGTGTCACATTCCTATACCATCATCTCTACCTCATGGTGGTCCAAAATCCTAATCTAAACATGTTCTATGAACTTGCTACACAAAAGTTGATACACAAAAAATGGTTAACAAATTTTAACctattcatttttatatgcATCAAAGCAACTTACTTTTATAGACAAAATGTTTTCTTACTAAAATTTAACTAATGTTTGGACACATAGCTTactttaaaaacacatttttttttataaaatcaaagaaacaaaagtTCCCCAGACATCTGAATTTGGTTGAGTGTTACTAGGAACAGCAATAAAAGCAGTTACGCATTTTTGTTCTAAAGTAAAGGAAGCATGAAGTGGTAGTCCTTTTAATAAGTGAATTCTTTGGCCAAACTTAGCAATGGCATAAATTAGGGAGGGAGAGGCtatgaaagataaaaagagcAAAAAGGCATAAAGTTAAAATGAGGGGAAACAagttacaattaaaaaaaaagtattttgttaaatactttatcaaaaatatacgaatgtttaatttaaaaatagtatttgCAAGCTTTAAATGGATTGTCTTTTAGGAAATATTATTGATCATACATACCCAGTGGCAAAACTTGAtcatttttagggttaaatatgtttttaatccctaaaagcgattttatttttagtctttcttttaaaataaggtACTTTTTTGTCCTTCTTTTTTtggaaaacataatttttcgtcctcaaAAGTCAAGGATGTTAAAAAGAAGCTGAGCTGGTTAACGATGGAGTGtcacatcaatttttttttctgcactGAGTCAATCTATCCCTCACCGTAGTCACCATCACCATTCGGTCATCATTACTATTCGATCATCATAATCGTTCGATCATAaccaataccgttcggtcatcatCATAGTCACCATCATCGTTCGGTCACCAACACCATTCAATCATCATAATCGTTCGGCCATGAACAATACCGTTCAGTCATTACCGTACGGTGAGGGATAGATTGACTCAGTGTCAGAAAAAAATTGACGTGACACTCCACCGTTAGTCTGCTCAGCttctttttaacgccgttgATTTTTTAGGATGAAAAATTACGTTTTCCTACAGGAGAATGACCGAAAAGtaccttagtttgaaagagggactaaaaataaaatcgcTTGATggtttaggaactaaaaacatatttaacactCATTTTTATAcagaatttttttatgaactcaAAAAATTacttactaaaataattatgcTTTTAAGGACTTTATaagtcatttatatttttataacttatatttaCGTTTGAATTTTCAACCTATAGAATTTTCAGCATGTAACAAAACATAATAACTTGGGACATTATGAGTTCAATCTTTATCAACTAGGTCAACTTGTGTTGGCTTGATCATGATTCCTTGTGCATAGAGTACAAGAAGAAGAGTTTCCAAAGAGAGAGATAACTCAGAGATTGGAGCTATCCTTTTTCCTAACCTCATCTTTCATGTCTTACATTTTACACCTTATCAGTGTCAACCACTTAGCCATAGCCATTCAAATTGCTAAATAGATCCAATTAActtgttttttctcttcttataaTTCCCATCCAATATTGATTTTTAATCACTAAAGTTTTTACATTCAGTATATTAAGCCATTATTGTTTTCAGTAGCCCTATCAACCTACACCAAGAAAGCAATACTAATGATTTTTTGATTAAATCCTAACAGGGTCACCAAAAACATGTTCCTATACATGGTCATCATGTTTGTCCAATGTTATTTAAccagattatatatatatatatatatatatatatatatatatatatatatatatatatatatatatatatatatatatataactttagaTATACTTTGATTCCTCTGACGACCACGGTCTAATAAACAATAATGTCACTTAAAACTTACACCACATGTGACCCATTTTGAAAGAAAGCTCATAAGAAAAGGATGATTGAggcaaaacaaaaaatattcagTTTGAAAACTctaaaggaagaggaagaaaacaTAATCTCAAGCATGATGAATTACTTTATATGAAAAGTCAAAATATCACCTTCTTTGGTACTGTATGTTTACTCAAAGTTTCATATACTTGCATTGCAATGTCTATCTTCAAATAAACTCAAGGATTCAAAAATTTGTTGTGGTTTCCTATTTTAGCATTCCTTGGTACTTTCAACTGCTTCTCACCATCATTGCTTGGAACCATCATGGAGTGTGCATATGAGAATTTTCATGGAGATGGTAGATTCTTTGCTTCTTCCTCTCCTTACCCTTATCAAAGAACTTCATATCATTACTCACAAAGCAAAAAGAACATTCTTCTTTAAGCTTGATCttcacattatttattattctttccCTTTCAGGGGTTGCCAAAAACTAATGCCATGTATCTTATTTCTcatcacttaaaaaaaacaagagtttTTGTGATGAcagtaatatataaaaattgataaactGTGTATCTGTGGACTGCATTCCGTATGTTATGTTTCTGCTATGTATTGCATTCCACTTTATACGTATAATTTAAGTCTTCTCAGTTGCACATGCTTTTGTTCTGATTACTTTTGATGCATGAAAAATAAGTACAAACAAACTTGTTTCTCACTGACCCAACAGTATCTCAGTCATGTGTATACCAGTATCCATTCCACATGAATTGATCTGTGATTCATCATGCAGATTTCAAAATAGTAGCTGTATTTGTGTTGGATATTTTGGATATTCCTAGCTAACCgtgttttacaattttatttttcaatcctTGACTCTAACATAATGTGACAGATGGGAATACCAGTATCTAAATAGCAATAAAACATGAGCTCTTTTATGTTATGTTAAGTTTATAGTTGTGTATGTATCCTGCCGTATAACTTGTACTATTTACCTTATCCTTATGACATATTTATCTTATCCTTATGTAAGTACAGAAATGTATTCATAACTTTCTGATACAAATAACATGTTATATGCCCTCGGTGTAAGAACTTGCAGAGACATGTACTTCAATGGAGGGCCAAAGAAGTTCAATCACGTTTCTTGTTTGAAGAGGAAGCATGGTCTTTGCTCCAGAATGTGGATGAATGAAAGATAGCATTGAACAGTAGAACAGATTAAGGGATTTTAAAGCCACtaaaaatgaagagaaagaaTGAAAGTATGATTACTTTAGTTAACTCTTGATGCTAATAATGCAGCTTATTTCTGAAGATCAGAAAATCAGTAGGGAAGATTATGCAGTGGGGTTGGTGTTATGTGGGGTGGTGGTGTCAATGGTTAAGCCATTTGACATAGGAAGGAGCTATGCATGTTAATGTGGGGatggagaagaaaaaataatcttGTCTTGTAATGCATTGAGAGGAAGGACAATGCCATGTGAAGATGCATAATGTGGTCCGTGATGGGGTGTTTGTGACATCAGTAATTGAGGTAAACGTGGCAAAAAATCTAGGAGCAAAAAGGGAAGTTTTATATCTGCATGATGAGAGGTACAAAATCAACTTCTTTATCAATGTGTTTGATGTAATATTGATACATATTGAAAGTGGATTTTTAGTATAAAATGTACCTTTTTAAGGTGCATGAAGTTATGAGTGCAGTTTATACAGATTGTGGAGAAGTACTTTTGCCATCGCTGGCAGAATGATGAACTCTTCTAGTAAGAGCACAGTAAAAGtatgatttgaaaattttgaaggcATAGGAGTCATGGGTGATGAGTTAACTGTGATGTCTGAGCCATTTGTTGAGTGATTGAAGCTTCACCAATACAACTTCTAACTTAGCTTGTTGATTACAATGTTACAACTGGATCATGCCTCACTGAGGTATGATAGTGAGATTGGCAATTTCATTCAAAAGGAAgcagtaattgaaataaaatccCCTAGCACTTGCTCATGATTTTTGAACCAGCATGATGAAGAttcaatgtatatatatgtgacCACAGAGAAAAAAACAAGTACTGTAAGAAAGAAAGTGGCTAAGTTGTGGTTGTCTTCGGTAGGAAACCTATTCACATGTGGGGGTGAGGGGTGTTTGTGGAAATGTCCCCTCTTTCACttcaacaaaaattacaaaacaagtATTGtaagtttttatgttttgtCTCTTATTGCTGCAATTTTCAATGATCTGAATCCAAACTCTGTTTGAGTTTTACTCATGCCccacaatttataaatttaacacacacacacacacatatagtaaaatatctaattaaattattttcaaaaacaactttaaaaattacaccatgtcttttttctttcttttattaacTAACGGTCaaatatgaattgtcttttttttggaaccattttaataaaataaaaataaaatgttaggATGAAAAATAACTTTTCCCTCTTTCTATGTATACAAACACTTACTTCATACatgttttattatttgctaagtcaGCATCTCGGCTATGATTAAAATGATATCAATACAATAGgctgataaaataaataaagtaatcatatattatttatgcATCGAATAGATTATTTAAGTTAAATAAGACAATCATCTTATATTACTAAATGATTTGATAGAAAGATCAACTAGTTGATTAAGAGTATCAACGAAAAATACAATGAAGAACTCTAGTATAAACATGTTGATGAATGAAATGATGATTTATCTTTGTACGAAAGACCTTATCTGTGTAACCTAAATAACAACGATTAATGGAGGATTGGTAAGTAGAGAAAAAGTCATCGAGAAACGAacaaatgtaaattatttaaatttaaatggtGTAATATTAACAAGTGCATGATTCTTGGGTTTAATGGTAGACTAATTGAtaagcttttgtttttcattggGACAAGACTCTTCTTTCATCAATCGAGTATTTGGGTGCTTTGGAGTGTTCAATAATTTAATCGTGCATTTTCATTCTAtaactttgtttattttcttgtttcttttagTTAACAATagtttaatgtaaaaaaaatataaataaaagtaaatgaaTTTCTCTAATCCGCTTTGGATTGGCTTTAtgattttgttgtatttttcaaaacaatacAACTTATTAAATTATCCAAAATAAATCATTAGAAACGATTAATTTCAAAACATGGacttcaatttcatctttccAAATAGATAATTTAATAACTTACAAAACACTTCAGataattttcagaaaatataagaattttaaaagaatattttcttGGTAATAAGAGTCGCTAGGAAGATGAGTATTTTGTACCGCCACAATAGTTGTTCATTAACGGTAAAAAAGTGACGCGTGAATTACTTCACACCGTTGCTTTCTTCAACTGGCGTTCATTAGCTTTCTGGCTAGACAGACAGATCCAAACATGCTGTCAATATAACAAACGTCAGAGATGGTCTCTTACAGCTCAAAAATATGGCTAAGATGGAGCAGTTGTTCCATGGTCCACCTTTACATacctttttcttcaaaattaatttatagcaACTTGTGCAATCTTAAGGTTTAGCAAGGTTAAAAACAGGAGAACatggataaattaaaaaaatatacattaagcTGACAAAGAGAACAAGGGCCGAGAAGTTTAACAATACCGGTTCACTGAGCTATGAAAAAACAAATGGAATTTAAGACTTACCCTTCCCCGTTTTGAACAAGAGAACATTCATGACACCCTCAAGCTGCAACACTATACATCAACTAAAATCTTTGGGCTGGTATGAGAATACAATAAACGATATAAGTTTTCTGCCCCTCAAACtttatatgaaaaagaaaagaacactTCAATCTATGGCAAGAAATTCACTAGCAGAAAAGTGGACAACCCAGTAATATAGTTGAAGAAATGGAATCTGCAAATCAAAGGCAGATAAAAAAGAAGTGACGTCTGCAAGTTGAAGACCACAAGGAAGCACACATAGAATTCACTTGCCAATCCTTCACTAAAAGCAAGATGGTAGCGCGGGCCCATGGCAAACAAAAGCCAGCACAACATAAACTACTACAAGTAGGATGAGAATAAGTGCAACCCTGCAACATGCAACTGTTTAGTCAGTAAGACCGAAAAACAGAGAATCCTCTGACTGTAGTTAAAGATTGATTAATGATGTTATGACTAGGTTTTACAAATGAAACAATTTGTTGCCTACTATTTGAAATTATCCTAAATCTAGTAGAGGTGAattcaaattttactttatgGAACTCTCAACAcacaaaaactttaatttttattatatttagaaaGATGTTGCACTATCAATAACATAAAAATCAATCGAATGTAGGGGGATTTATCATGCAAATATAGCTAggcaattataattttatatcatatgaGAACACGGAACCTTAATGATAACACTATTTTTGGGTTTCTTGGAAACCTTATATGTTGCAAATTAGACACCCTCGCATGGCCCTTCCCCTTAAATGTGTTCAACCAAGGGCCCATTTGTCATAAAGTTGCCTAGAAatgattttgataaaattaattttgaaccATTGAAATAATTAGAACATGTTCAAATTAATAACCATAGGTTTATACTGGTACTAGagtttttattagaaagtgtgattttcgGACACCAAAGAAGCTAGATCTAACTTTGAAGTCCGCCACGTAAAAGGAACTTTTAGATAATTTTGGTGAGACATGGGTGTCTTCTAGTTCACTGGATCAATTTCTATACATTCCACTTTGAAAGGTTTGATAAGAAGGAACATAAAAATGTTGTGGCAATGCACTGTTCATGCGAATTTGTGGGTTTGATAGGAAACCCCACATCTCCAAGACTGTATTCTTACCTCTACAATTTTATGAGATAAAATCATTTTCACCTCTTCAAGTGTATCGGTGTTGCACATGCAAGGATACACAACTCTCCTACTTTAACTAGTTTTTAGGAGCTTCCATTTGTCTCTGGTTTTCCTCCTCTTTAGTCTTTGTTGAGGATTTCTTACCCTTCAACCTTTTTCAATCTTACCTCTTCCTTTCTCtaatactttttcttcttttatactTTTACAATCGAAATTATTTCTACCAAGAAAATTACTTTAGCACATTTAGAATTACCAACACTTCAAGTTTCAACCAAAGTTTAAGCCCAGGTGATTTCCATCATAGTCCTCTGAAATTCtactgaatatatatatatatatatatatatatatatatatatatatatatatatatatatatatatatatatatatatcaacattgaggaaaaaattatacaaaaaaaatggaGATGAGGTTTCAGATTCATTCAAAAGACTGCAGTTTTTTGTTGCAAGTTCAGCTAACATGAGTGAGTTTTAGATAGAGAACATACGTGAGCTTGACATTTCTCCACCACACGGTGCTTCTGAAGCGGCGAGCTTGCTTCCTGAAGCGAAATGTATTTCCTTGCATATTAGCAGTTTTATCCACAAGCAACTCCAACCGATCACCTCGATCTAAAACTTTGTCAATATTTTCTATCATGACATTTCGTACCTGTTAAAgaacccaaaagaaaaaaagagaacacACACATTGAGAGCAAAACAACCAAATGAACAACAAATAAGGCTCGACTCAGAAAATCTTCTCAACAAATACataagggaaaagaaaataaagaggtAAATAAATCCAGCTTCtctcataaattaaaaagttacaaTTAACTTTAGTCTTATACACCTTCACTTTTTCGGAAGCTCTCTTATCAAAACTTCTCCCAAAGCTATAGAGCATAACGGGATTTTAACTTAATAGGAGAAgttcgataaattttatttctcagtTTATTCTCTAATAAGTGTTCATATAGAAGCTTATCCAAAATAGACCAAagtataaaatgtaaataaaagtcaAAGTGCAGGTCAGTGCAGCTCTGTCTTGGAACATATATCAAATAGAGACGCTGCTCACTAATCATTATTAGATGTATTtccattaattataaatttaatgttcCAATATCATGCTCATTTAATTTGGGCAGTGTTGAATTACTAAACAAGGATGAAATGAAGCGGAATTGATGCAAAAATGTAATCATACAAGCTACTAACTCACTGATTACCATTGTCAGGGTTGTTTAGCCACACACTTGCCAAACAATCAGTTCTAAATTTTCAATTACTCAaaaaaacgaaaagaaaaaccacCACACCTGAGACATTTCACCTTTGAGCCGATTGATCCTATCGGCGTTAGGATCGCTGGAGTAATACTCCATCTGCTGATTCAAAACCCTAGAGAACTCCTCGTTCATTCCGTAAGGCTGCGCGGAGTGAACGGCTCGCCCGTAAGTCCGCACGAACTTCTGATGAATATCCTCGAGAAACGCGAAA
This window of the Vigna angularis cultivar LongXiaoDou No.4 chromosome 7, ASM1680809v1, whole genome shotgun sequence genome carries:
- the LOC108338726 gene encoding vesicle-associated membrane protein 711, whose product is MGILYALVGRGSVVLAEYSGTTTNASAIARQILEKIPGNNDTHVSYSQDRYIFHVKRTDGLTVLCMADDTAGRRLPFAFLEDIHQKFVRTYGRAVHSAQPYGMNEEFSRVLNQQMEYYSSDPNADRINRLKGEMSQVRNVMIENIDKVLDRGDRLELLVDKTANMQGNTFRFRKQARRFRSTVWWRNVKLTVALILILLVVVYVVLAFVCHGPALPSCF